In Sulfurovum riftiae, one DNA window encodes the following:
- a CDS encoding APC family permease: MSQKKIGFIEAFSIGVGGMVGGGIFAVLGLTIDLAKGAAPIAFLVAGFIALVTAYSYVKLSLRYPSEGGSIEFIVQAFGNGLFSSIINNLLLISYVIMLALYAYAFGSYGSALILGTDVEWLHKTLAVGVILVFMFINLLGAFLTGRAEDLMVFAKLAILAVFAAVGTASINMAHMAPQEWMPLPSVVTGGLIIFLAYEGFELIANTARDIKDPEKTLPRAYYSAVIFVIILYVWIAMVTVGNLSFEAAKNAQDYVLAEAAEPFFGKTGFIIIGIAALLSTASAINATLYGGGRTSYLIARYGELPGRFENKFKNGYEGMIIIALLGVIFATSFNLDNISVAGSLGFLIVFSLVNYANFKLYKETGGNRLISGGGTLLGLTATGVLIGHNLIHSPKSLITSGIVILAVSVFSFTYYHLKEKRLSLYMDKDLEKDELHN, from the coding sequence ATGAGTCAGAAGAAGATCGGCTTCATCGAAGCGTTCAGCATCGGTGTAGGCGGGATGGTAGGCGGTGGTATCTTTGCCGTACTGGGGCTTACCATCGACCTTGCCAAAGGTGCCGCACCTATTGCTTTTCTTGTGGCAGGCTTCATCGCCCTTGTCACAGCCTACTCCTACGTCAAACTCTCCCTGCGTTACCCCAGTGAAGGCGGAAGCATAGAGTTTATCGTGCAGGCCTTTGGTAACGGGCTATTCTCTTCCATCATCAATAACCTGCTGCTTATCTCCTATGTGATTATGCTGGCACTCTATGCCTATGCTTTTGGAAGCTACGGTTCTGCCCTGATACTGGGGACGGATGTGGAATGGCTTCACAAAACACTTGCGGTAGGGGTGATACTGGTCTTTATGTTCATCAATCTGCTCGGTGCGTTCCTGACAGGACGTGCCGAGGACCTGATGGTCTTTGCAAAGCTTGCCATACTGGCGGTCTTCGCAGCAGTAGGTACCGCTTCCATAAATATGGCACATATGGCACCGCAGGAGTGGATGCCTCTGCCCTCTGTTGTAACAGGTGGACTTATCATCTTTCTTGCCTATGAAGGATTCGAGCTCATTGCCAACACGGCACGTGACATCAAAGATCCGGAGAAGACACTTCCGAGAGCTTACTATTCTGCTGTGATATTTGTGATCATTCTTTATGTCTGGATCGCTATGGTCACTGTGGGGAACCTCTCATTTGAAGCAGCCAAAAATGCACAGGACTATGTACTTGCAGAGGCTGCGGAACCTTTCTTCGGAAAGACCGGATTCATCATCATAGGTATTGCCGCCCTGCTCTCGACAGCATCTGCCATCAATGCCACACTTTATGGTGGCGGGCGTACAAGCTATCTGATCGCACGTTATGGTGAGCTGCCGGGAAGGTTTGAGAACAAATTCAAGAACGGCTATGAGGGAATGATTATCATTGCACTGCTGGGAGTCATTTTCGCCACTTCATTTAACCTCGATAACATTTCGGTAGCAGGAAGTCTCGGTTTTCTTATCGTCTTTTCTCTGGTGAATTATGCCAACTTCAAACTCTACAAAGAAACAGGAGGCAATCGTTTGATCTCAGGCGGGGGAACACTGCTTGGCCTGACAGCTACAGGAGTACTCATCGGCCACAATCTGATCCACTCCCCCAAATCGCTTATTACAAGCGGTATCGTTATTTTGGCAGTATCTGTTTTCAGTTTTACCTATTACCATCTCAAAGAAAAAAGACTTTCTCTCTATATGGATAAGGATCTTGAAAAAGATGAGCTGCACAACTAA
- a CDS encoding zinc-dependent peptidase: MEYYLHLLVFITAVGSAVIVFWFIRAYRKKKKLQWIASLPFSEEQRSHLKHLPQYRHLSAGERERIERSILRFIHTKTFTGVKLDVTEEMKVIIAFYACLLLLHIETENCYDNLQTIIIYNQPVVIDRVQNNGGIFSKEQFLIAGQSANDTVVIIWHDAKREAYHPRKENVIVHEFAHEIDFMDGEIDGVPPLERSKYHEWTNVLYSEFQKLNGIALKNRDWGDYKFIGEYAATNEAEFFAVLTERFFESPKSLKEKFPDLYNALKDFYRTDPAQY; the protein is encoded by the coding sequence ATGGAGTATTATCTTCACCTGCTTGTATTCATCACTGCCGTGGGATCGGCAGTCATAGTTTTCTGGTTTATTCGGGCCTATCGAAAAAAGAAGAAACTGCAGTGGATCGCATCATTGCCTTTCAGTGAAGAACAGCGTTCCCATCTCAAACACCTTCCCCAGTACCGGCATCTTTCCGCTGGGGAGAGAGAGCGTATCGAACGTTCCATTCTGCGTTTTATTCATACCAAAACCTTTACCGGTGTCAAGCTTGATGTGACCGAAGAGATGAAGGTCATCATCGCTTTCTATGCCTGCCTGCTTCTGCTGCATATAGAGACAGAGAACTGTTATGACAATCTTCAGACCATTATCATCTACAACCAGCCTGTGGTCATCGACAGGGTTCAGAACAATGGCGGTATCTTTTCCAAGGAGCAGTTCCTTATAGCCGGGCAGTCGGCCAACGATACAGTGGTCATCATTTGGCATGACGCCAAACGGGAGGCCTATCACCCCAGAAAAGAGAATGTCATTGTCCATGAATTCGCCCATGAGATCGATTTTATGGATGGAGAGATAGACGGTGTTCCCCCGCTGGAGCGTTCCAAATATCATGAATGGACCAATGTGCTCTATAGTGAGTTTCAGAAGCTCAATGGTATTGCCCTGAAGAACAGGGATTGGGGAGACTATAAATTCATCGGAGAGTATGCGGCAACCAATGAAGCGGAATTCTTTGCTGTCCTTACCGAACGGTTCTTCGAATCTCCCAAAAGCCTGAAAGAGAAATTTCCAGACCTTTACAATGCCTTGAAAGACTTTTACAGAACCGATCCTGCACAATACTGA
- a CDS encoding EI24 domain-containing protein, with protein MKNAMKAVVFGFREILNWNTMLYALVSGFLVTAVWIGVGFYFWDSLVSISSRILELVPFSMVRSNGAWMLSTFLWLQVVLLTFALIFAFFGNIILRSVSKEKYTSFSLIVAGGSAIFWAVVWYFKGDYIYHQFLKLLTWLPFETIEKGVAFLIGFYLIYNAIIVTLLFVASIFSEPLLVSVEERHFKEDDVVRDHVFRVVGYTIKDSFIFLFVSAIALPLLFIPLLNIFVQIALWIWLIKDTITYDAAALSYEKVDKEALKEHRVALWFISLVTALFNFIPVLHLFGPYFGEISMFHYLKSIQKQQ; from the coding sequence ATGAAAAATGCGATGAAAGCTGTTGTTTTCGGCTTCAGGGAGATCCTCAACTGGAATACCATGCTCTATGCACTGGTAAGTGGCTTCCTGGTCACTGCTGTATGGATAGGGGTGGGGTTCTATTTCTGGGACAGTCTTGTATCTATCAGCAGCCGTATCCTTGAACTGGTGCCTTTCTCCATGGTCCGTTCAAACGGGGCGTGGATGCTCTCCACCTTCCTGTGGCTGCAGGTAGTACTGCTTACCTTCGCCCTGATCTTTGCCTTTTTCGGCAATATCATTCTGCGGTCCGTCTCCAAAGAGAAGTACACCTCTTTCTCGCTTATCGTTGCAGGCGGGTCAGCGATCTTCTGGGCAGTTGTATGGTATTTCAAGGGTGACTACATCTATCACCAGTTCCTTAAACTGCTTACCTGGCTTCCGTTTGAGACCATTGAGAAAGGTGTGGCTTTTCTTATTGGTTTTTATCTGATCTACAATGCCATTATCGTGACACTGCTTTTTGTTGCCAGTATTTTCAGTGAACCGCTTCTTGTTTCAGTAGAAGAGAGACACTTCAAAGAAGATGATGTTGTGCGTGACCATGTATTCCGTGTAGTGGGTTACACCATTAAAGACAGTTTTATCTTTCTTTTTGTCTCTGCGATAGCACTGCCGCTTCTGTTCATACCGCTGCTCAATATCTTTGTCCAGATCGCACTCTGGATATGGCTGATCAAAGACACCATTACTTATGATGCAGCTGCACTGAGTTATGAAAAAGTGGATAAAGAAGCACTCAAAGAACACAGAGTGGCACTCTGGTTCATCAGCCTGGTGACAGCCCTGTTCAACTTTATACCTGTGCTGCATCTTTTCGGTCCCTATTTTGGTGAGATATCGATGTTCCACTATCTCAAAAGCATCCAGAAACAGCAATAG
- a CDS encoding APC family permease, whose protein sequence is MNETKKAFGLWSAVFLGIGSMVGAGIFIVIGQAGAIAGNLVWLSFVFGGVAALLSGYSLAKLAITYPSRGGIVEYLVQSFGEGVFSGSAGVLFYFSQLIAIAAVAKSFGAYAGTFMHGGSGSEDLFALGVVGAFILINLVGASLVARSESFIVAVKLTVLVLFAGVALFYIDPKLLSGADMPSMNSMFFAVGLTFFAYQGFSVITNTVEDMKDPLHTMLKAMVITILLVGVLYIVTSIAVLGNLPLSEVIKAKDYALAQAAEPIFGHIGFKVMAATALLATASAINATLYAATEIGYTLAKEGNLPKAYIYNVHNSFEGLIISGALIIPMILFLNLSQVTTIAALVVLVIQGLAHVGHLLRIKETGANFYLVLFSALSMFGIAGLTLYHTATTGMPLIALYLFGAFIAAFAIEIILRLATKRVIRVQTDVQLLAKLENNIEKKFKKMRGE, encoded by the coding sequence ATGAACGAAACTAAAAAAGCTTTCGGACTCTGGTCCGCAGTTTTTCTTGGTATCGGCTCTATGGTGGGGGCAGGGATATTCATCGTTATCGGCCAGGCAGGTGCCATTGCCGGCAATCTAGTCTGGCTCTCTTTTGTATTTGGAGGTGTTGCAGCACTCTTGAGTGGTTATTCGCTGGCCAAACTGGCGATCACCTACCCCTCAAGAGGAGGTATCGTGGAGTATCTGGTGCAGAGTTTTGGAGAAGGTGTTTTCTCCGGAAGTGCCGGTGTACTTTTCTATTTCTCACAACTCATCGCCATTGCGGCTGTCGCCAAATCTTTTGGTGCCTATGCAGGTACTTTCATGCATGGCGGTAGCGGAAGTGAAGATCTTTTTGCCCTTGGCGTGGTAGGCGCTTTCATTCTCATCAATCTTGTCGGGGCTTCCCTTGTCGCAAGATCGGAGAGTTTCATCGTTGCAGTCAAGCTGACCGTACTGGTCCTGTTTGCAGGTGTGGCTCTTTTCTACATCGACCCAAAACTGCTCAGCGGTGCAGATATGCCATCGATGAACAGCATGTTCTTTGCTGTAGGGCTTACCTTCTTTGCCTATCAGGGCTTCAGTGTCATCACCAACACGGTCGAAGATATGAAAGATCCGCTCCATACGATGCTCAAAGCTATGGTGATCACGATCCTTTTGGTAGGGGTATTGTATATTGTTACAAGTATCGCTGTTTTGGGAAACCTTCCGCTCTCTGAAGTTATCAAAGCCAAAGATTATGCACTTGCACAGGCAGCGGAACCCATTTTTGGTCATATTGGCTTCAAGGTCATGGCTGCTACAGCACTGTTGGCAACGGCTTCAGCCATCAATGCCACACTCTATGCAGCTACGGAGATCGGGTATACTCTGGCAAAAGAGGGTAACCTTCCCAAAGCCTATATTTACAATGTACACAACTCTTTTGAAGGATTGATCATCAGCGGGGCCTTGATCATACCGATGATCCTCTTTTTAAATCTTTCACAGGTTACTACGATCGCGGCATTGGTGGTGCTTGTCATACAGGGGCTGGCACATGTAGGGCACCTGTTGCGTATAAAAGAGACGGGTGCGAACTTCTATCTTGTACTCTTTTCAGCATTGAGTATGTTTGGTATTGCCGGTTTGACACTGTATCATACCGCGACTACAGGTATGCCTCTGATAGCACTCTATCTCTTCGGAGCTTTCATAGCAGCGTTCGCTATTGAGATCATCCTGCGTCTGGCCACAAAAAGAGTGATAAGGGTACAGACAGATGTCCAGCTGCTGGCAAAACTTGAAAACAATATTGAAAAAAAATTCAAAAAAATGAGAGGAGAATAA
- a CDS encoding HdeD family acid-resistance protein, whose product MWKVPKEIEQLEVFKKNAKTVGVILMVIGFLGALFPVAASLTTVVFVAWMLLMSAFLVGYFTYKSDAGDWRGWLKSLIFLGVGIYMLVNPAGGIATLGLLFSIYFFMDAFSGFALASSFYPNKGWGIWAINAVLSLLMAMIFVIGWPQTSIVLIGLLVGFSLFFDGLALVMGANLFDKIENNERN is encoded by the coding sequence ATGTGGAAAGTACCCAAAGAGATAGAACAGCTTGAAGTGTTCAAAAAAAATGCAAAGACCGTAGGGGTCATTTTGATGGTCATCGGATTTCTGGGAGCCCTGTTCCCGGTAGCGGCATCGTTGACAACTGTGGTCTTTGTGGCATGGATGCTTCTGATGAGTGCGTTCCTGGTAGGGTATTTCACCTATAAAAGTGATGCCGGTGACTGGAGAGGGTGGCTGAAGAGTCTCATCTTCCTTGGGGTAGGTATCTATATGCTGGTCAACCCTGCCGGCGGTATCGCTACGCTTGGACTGCTTTTCTCCATCTACTTTTTTATGGATGCTTTCAGTGGATTTGCCCTTGCTTCCTCTTTCTACCCGAACAAAGGGTGGGGTATCTGGGCGATCAATGCCGTACTCTCGCTGCTTATGGCTATGATCTTTGTTATCGGCTGGCCACAGACCTCCATCGTACTGATCGGCCTCCTGGTAGGATTCAGCCTCTTCTTTGACGGACTGGCTCTTGTAATGGGTGCGAATTTATTTGATAAAATAGAGAATAATGAACGAAACTAA
- a CDS encoding helicase-related protein, whose protein sequence is MAKKKKKYLIKLNNKIRNYFNGLPFDEGIANVDDDKLIELIMLLELNLDSHEHDDMVRALRRVWSEEGAGTRELIVSYLTQSHKAVHTSKRSAPLDKVEKIMHILDEVEHSREEENQILDAFINVKSAKITQEKVVGKLHYLRMKGRLAILEKSLEVEFNSLNEMEFYHSFIFSLKAFDFNKLLQCTTPPLPLDEMWEMSDEKILEKLKKIKEETIRVRTEEIEQFLRSVNEKEHPFLTDEQIATALKRMPPESELYHAPLPLELIEEILHSISEKYDVFESADHLIIEKEKFHDLFGTTLFYDTSVSYEKPLFYSLIWRGVEPPVKEDINRVNDDLLAHFKVAIDDLLDEMKELSSKLDIEEETLHEFIIRFVEPQIRASHTLKFKEKSRRRILFHFGEYIKPLLEKQKREELLAKTIRDFKNLYPLARELKRKIIFHVGPTNSGKTYSALKALTEASTGYYLAPLRLLALEGYENLKREGVHVSLITGEEEIIDEESTHISSTIEMMNNAVDVDVCVIDEIQMISDRDRGWAWANALIGAPAKKVILTGSVNALHAVEALCEYLGEELEVIHFERKNELKMMKHPVSMKKIEPQTAVVAFSRRDVLSLKQQLSERYSVSVVYGNLSPEVRREEARRFREGESQILVSTDAIAMGLNLPIKTLLFAKDNKFDGLRRRELLPTEVQQIAGRAGRYGFEEKGYVGALDPNALDTITKAFHAPLPDIELPVSVMASLEHVMLIGEILETENITTILGFFADNMEFDGPFMAANIDSMLEIAAIVDEYELDLKTRFYLACAPASISSPYIESVFHRYIKQIEAGKKVLYIPPRDLPAFAQTNDMLLNAEDRVREISLYLWLSFKFPDIFEDTDKALQARVRLNNYIENSLRQGHFTKKCRKCGKVLDFSYRFSICDSCHSLSKRGSGSSHRGGYRGRRRR, encoded by the coding sequence ATGGCAAAGAAAAAGAAAAAATACCTGATAAAACTGAACAATAAAATACGAAACTACTTTAACGGCCTGCCTTTTGACGAGGGCATCGCCAATGTTGATGATGACAAACTCATTGAACTCATCATGCTGCTGGAACTCAATCTTGACTCACATGAACACGACGATATGGTACGTGCACTCAGACGTGTCTGGAGCGAAGAAGGGGCCGGTACAAGAGAACTCATCGTCTCCTACCTTACACAAAGCCACAAAGCCGTCCATACTTCCAAACGCAGTGCACCGCTTGACAAAGTGGAGAAGATCATGCATATTCTCGATGAGGTGGAACACAGCAGGGAAGAGGAGAACCAGATACTCGATGCCTTCATCAATGTCAAAAGTGCCAAGATCACCCAGGAGAAGGTTGTAGGCAAACTGCATTACCTCAGAATGAAGGGAAGGCTGGCCATACTGGAGAAGTCACTTGAAGTGGAATTCAATTCTCTCAATGAGATGGAGTTCTACCACTCTTTCATCTTCTCTCTGAAAGCCTTTGACTTCAACAAGCTGCTTCAGTGCACTACCCCACCCCTTCCACTGGATGAAATGTGGGAAATGTCAGATGAGAAGATACTCGAAAAGCTCAAAAAGATCAAGGAAGAGACCATTCGTGTACGCACGGAAGAGATAGAACAGTTTCTCCGTTCCGTCAATGAGAAGGAACACCCTTTCCTTACTGATGAACAGATTGCAACTGCCCTGAAACGCATGCCTCCAGAATCGGAGCTGTACCATGCGCCGCTGCCGCTTGAGCTCATTGAAGAGATCCTGCACAGTATCAGTGAAAAGTATGATGTCTTTGAGAGTGCGGACCATCTTATCATCGAGAAAGAGAAATTCCATGATCTTTTCGGTACGACCCTCTTCTACGACACTTCCGTCTCGTATGAAAAACCGCTCTTCTATTCGCTCATCTGGCGTGGAGTGGAACCACCGGTCAAAGAGGACATCAACCGTGTCAATGATGACCTGCTGGCACATTTCAAGGTAGCCATCGATGACCTGCTCGACGAAATGAAAGAACTCAGCAGCAAACTGGACATCGAAGAGGAGACACTGCATGAGTTCATCATACGTTTTGTAGAGCCGCAGATACGTGCCTCTCATACACTTAAGTTCAAGGAAAAAAGCAGACGCCGCATCCTGTTTCATTTCGGCGAATACATCAAGCCGCTTCTGGAGAAACAGAAACGGGAAGAGCTTCTGGCAAAGACCATACGTGATTTCAAGAATCTCTATCCTCTGGCAAGAGAACTTAAAAGAAAGATCATCTTCCATGTCGGACCGACCAACTCCGGAAAGACCTACTCTGCACTCAAAGCACTTACCGAAGCCTCTACCGGATACTACCTTGCTCCACTCCGTCTGCTGGCGCTTGAAGGCTATGAAAACCTTAAAAGGGAGGGAGTACATGTCTCACTTATTACCGGTGAAGAGGAGATCATAGACGAGGAGTCTACACATATCTCCTCCACCATAGAGATGATGAACAATGCGGTCGATGTCGATGTCTGTGTCATAGACGAGATACAGATGATCTCCGACCGTGACCGGGGATGGGCCTGGGCGAATGCTCTCATCGGTGCACCGGCCAAAAAAGTCATTCTGACGGGTTCGGTCAATGCCCTGCATGCTGTTGAAGCGCTATGCGAATACCTGGGTGAGGAACTCGAAGTCATCCACTTCGAACGCAAGAATGAACTCAAGATGATGAAACATCCCGTTTCCATGAAGAAGATAGAACCTCAGACAGCCGTGGTCGCTTTTTCAAGAAGAGATGTACTTTCACTCAAACAACAGCTTTCCGAAAGGTACTCTGTCTCCGTAGTTTACGGCAACCTCTCCCCGGAAGTAAGACGGGAAGAGGCAAGACGTTTCAGAGAGGGCGAAAGCCAGATACTTGTCTCGACAGATGCCATTGCTATGGGGCTCAACCTGCCCATCAAGACCCTGCTCTTTGCCAAAGACAACAAATTTGACGGCCTTCGAAGACGCGAGTTGCTCCCTACCGAAGTGCAGCAGATTGCAGGACGGGCCGGACGCTACGGTTTTGAGGAGAAAGGGTATGTCGGCGCACTGGACCCCAATGCACTCGACACGATCACCAAAGCCTTCCATGCACCGCTTCCGGACATCGAACTGCCTGTATCGGTCATGGCAAGTCTGGAACATGTCATGCTCATAGGCGAGATACTGGAGACGGAGAACATTACCACCATCCTGGGATTCTTTGCCGACAATATGGAATTCGACGGCCCTTTCATGGCAGCCAACATCGACTCCATGCTTGAGATCGCCGCTATCGTCGATGAATACGAACTGGACCTCAAGACACGCTTCTATCTTGCCTGTGCTCCGGCAAGCATCTCCTCACCCTATATCGAGTCGGTCTTTCACCGCTACATCAAGCAGATCGAAGCCGGAAAAAAAGTACTTTACATCCCGCCGCGCGATCTGCCTGCCTTTGCCCAGACGAACGATATGCTGCTCAATGCCGAGGACCGCGTACGCGAGATATCACTCTATCTCTGGCTGAGCTTCAAGTTCCCCGATATCTTTGAAGATACGGACAAAGCCTTACAGGCAAGGGTCAGGCTCAACAACTACATCGAAAACTCTCTCCGTCAGGGACACTTCACCAAAAAATGCCGCAAATGCGGAAAAGTACTCGACTTCTCCTACCGCTTCTCCATCTGCGACAGCTGCCACAGTCTGAGTAAAAGAGGTTCTGGCTCTTCACATCGGGGCGGATACAGGGGTAGACGAAGAAGGTAA
- a CDS encoding cation diffusion facilitator family transporter, whose amino-acid sequence MGQGHSHGVRNYNRAFAIGVILNVGFVIIEAVYGLLSNSLSLLADAGHNLSDVLGLLLAWGASWLATKAVSQKRTYGFKKVTVLASLISAVLLILALAGILYEALERFKEPHPVEGMTVIVVAGIGVLINTATALLFMKDQKNDLNIRGAFLHMAADAIVSLGVVIAGIVILYKGWLWVDPLVSIVIAVVIFIGTWGLLRDSVNYTIDAVPKGVETEKVKAYLMGLGEVESLHDLHIWPLSTTETALSVHLVLKEKLNDPNTFLHDIQEAMHVQFDIEHTTVQIEEAGRENHCLLKEER is encoded by the coding sequence ATGGGACAAGGTCACAGCCATGGGGTCAGGAACTACAACCGTGCTTTTGCCATAGGTGTCATTCTCAATGTAGGGTTTGTCATTATCGAGGCTGTCTATGGCCTGCTGTCGAATTCGCTTTCCCTTCTTGCCGATGCCGGGCATAATCTCAGTGATGTCCTGGGGCTGCTTCTGGCATGGGGTGCAAGCTGGCTGGCAACCAAAGCGGTCAGCCAGAAAAGAACCTACGGATTCAAGAAGGTCACGGTCCTTGCATCGCTTATCAGTGCGGTGCTGCTTATCCTTGCACTTGCTGGTATCCTCTATGAGGCACTGGAGCGTTTCAAAGAACCCCATCCGGTCGAGGGTATGACCGTGATTGTTGTTGCGGGTATCGGTGTACTGATCAATACGGCTACGGCACTTCTTTTCATGAAGGACCAGAAGAACGATCTGAACATCCGTGGTGCTTTTCTGCATATGGCAGCAGATGCGATCGTCTCACTGGGGGTTGTCATTGCAGGTATCGTTATTTTGTACAAAGGGTGGCTCTGGGTCGATCCGCTGGTCAGTATCGTGATCGCTGTGGTCATTTTCATTGGTACATGGGGGCTGCTCAGAGATTCCGTCAACTATACCATCGATGCCGTTCCAAAGGGTGTGGAGACAGAAAAAGTGAAAGCATACCTTATGGGACTCGGGGAGGTCGAAAGCCTGCATGACCTGCATATCTGGCCGCTCAGTACCACTGAAACGGCATTAAGCGTGCACCTTGTTCTCAAAGAAAAGTTGAATGACCCCAATACTTTTCTACATGATATTCAGGAAGCAATGCATGTGCAGTTCGATATTGAACATACGACCGTCCAGATAGAAGAGGCGGGAAGAGAGAATCATTGTCTTCTCAAAGAGGAGAGGTAG
- the bioV gene encoding pimelyl-ACP methyl ester esterase BioV, producing the protein MLFYNGFSLSGEKDFFSDFLLQSELCVAGFSYGAQKAFEYVYATQKRVDRLILLSPAFFQTQRPSFIRTQLRYFEAGKEAYVEQFLQNISYPCKQDLEPFLHTGTKEELEALLTYRWDADKIEEVARRGTVIEVFLGAEDRIIDSAAAYDFFKEHVTTYWIKDAGHLLLERE; encoded by the coding sequence ATGCTTTTCTACAACGGTTTTTCTCTATCGGGTGAAAAAGATTTTTTCAGTGACTTTCTGCTGCAGAGTGAACTCTGTGTCGCCGGTTTCAGTTACGGTGCCCAAAAGGCATTCGAATATGTCTATGCGACGCAGAAAAGGGTAGACAGGCTCATCCTTCTCTCTCCGGCTTTTTTCCAGACACAAAGGCCCAGTTTCATCCGTACACAGCTGCGCTATTTTGAGGCGGGGAAAGAGGCCTATGTAGAGCAGTTCCTTCAAAATATATCTTATCCCTGCAAACAGGACCTTGAACCCTTTCTTCATACCGGAACGAAAGAGGAACTTGAAGCACTGTTGACCTACCGGTGGGATGCCGACAAAATAGAAGAGGTAGCAAGGAGAGGCACTGTCATAGAGGTGTTCCTCGGTGCTGAAGACAGGATCATCGACAGTGCCGCTGCCTATGACTTCTTCAAAGAGCATGTAACGACCTACTGGATCAAGGATGCGGGACATCTACTTCTGGAGAGAGAATAA